From the Anaerobranca gottschalkii DSM 13577 genome, one window contains:
- a CDS encoding integrase catalytic domain-containing protein, translating into MIDVFDRTIIDYYIGLNCKALDACNVLKNTIRKRGLVPGMKIPVIRTDNGPQFTTKIFAETCEKLNIEHERLY; encoded by the coding sequence TTGATAGATGTATTTGACAGAACAATTATCGATTATTATATAGGATTAAACTGTAAAGCACTAGATGCCTGTAACGTGCTTAAAAACACTATCAGAAAAAGAGGTTTAGTTCCCGGGATGAAAATACCGGTGATAAGAACTGACAACGGTCCGCAGTTTACCACTAAAATATTTGCTGAAACCTGTGAGAAGTTAAACATAGAACATGAACGCCTATATTGA
- a CDS encoding integrase core domain-containing protein, with translation MNAYIESFHVILEDECYSRNEFRDFAEAYQVIAEYMDYYNTRRIHSSINYMAYEAGDRNGVKGAKQAPALALDTIREPARINAGLWEVEIFRICLNAYEGSSRLLLLFV, from the coding sequence ATGAACGCCTATATTGAATCATTCCACGTTATTTTAGAAGATGAATGCTATAGTCGTAATGAATTTAGAGATTTCGCTGAAGCTTACCAGGTAATTGCTGAATATATGGACTATTACAATACTCGTCGCATACATAGCAGTATAAACTATATGGCATATGAAGCGGGCGACCGCAATGGTGTCAAGGGTGCGAAGCAGGCGCCAGCCCTTGCCCTTGACACCATAAGGGAGCCAGCTAGAATTAATGCAGGGTTGTGGGAAGTTGAAATCTTTAGGATTTGTTTGAATGCTTATGAGGGTTCAAGCCGACTATTACTGCTATTTGTTTAA